The Schistocerca americana isolate TAMUIC-IGC-003095 chromosome 9, iqSchAmer2.1, whole genome shotgun sequence genome includes the window AACGTCTTTTGGAATAACCTTCTGGTACAGGTCATCGCTTAGAGAGGAAATACTGATTGCGCAAAAGCGGGCAGTGAGAATAGTATGTGGTTGTCGATGATGGCCGGCATGTAAGCGCCTCTTCAAGGATTTAGGTAAGTGCGTTATCACAATACTTATATTCGCtgatgaaattcgtcataagtaaTCCATTAAGATTTTAGGACAGTGGTGTCCATACCTACAAGACTGGAAGAAAAAATGATCTTTATCACCTATTATTAAAACTGTCAGTGACTAAGAAAGAagttcaatgtgcagcaacaaatatTTCTGATCATTTGCCCAGTACCTTAAAATGTCGGACTGGAAGCAAAACAAGTATTAAGCATAAATTAATACCATTTCTCATCGACATCTCCGCAATTCcgttgacgaatttctacttaaaaaccgatttgaaagaaataaaacaaatgtttgaaGTGTAGTTGATTGAGTAGGATTAAAAAAGTGTGTTCATTATTATTGACACTGATCACGTATACATAACTTGTAACCTGACTCGTTCGTGTAATTCCTATAAAAGAACCGTTCAAATGATCTCTGGAGCATGTAACTAACTAAGCAGCTCGACGACTACTTCGTGAACGATTTGTTGCAGTTCACGAACGGGATCTGGGAAACAGGTTCGTAGCGAGGGGGTGGCGAAGTAGGTGCAGAGGAACAGAGGGGCGCAAACAGTGACCAGGAAAGGAAGAGCATAGCATCATGCATTTTACCTGCATGCCGCCTGTACttgccccttgctttcaggcgATCGCTGAAGCAGCGCGGCAAGGCCACACAGGTTGCTGTCAGACAACAGTCAGTCAGCTCACCCTGACTGCTGCGCCTTCAACAACTCagaaggccgctgcccctcttcagggaagACCGGTCAGCGTGCCCCCTCCACAGGTAATACATACCTATGGTATGGCTGTCTGTGATATCTTtgcaactgaaatttaattttcacAATTTCCTTTTTTCTTCTGTGTTAACTTAAGTTACAGTTATGCGAATACTGGATTAAAATTCTAAATTCAGCTTTattttacatcttttttttttcagtgtaacagCTTCCGCTAAAACCTCTTTTCATTAAAACTTTCTTTTCTAAACATTCCACATCTCGTCATTTTACGTACGACCTGAACGAATAATGTCTGTGTAAGCACTATGTCAGTGCTTGTGGCATTCAGTTGCCTCCTGGCCAAAATCCTATTCGTgtccaaataaataatattttgcagaaCATCAGGTAAGCTTTTCCTATTGAATAAAGTATTTTTGCTTTCATGTCTTCAGCAAACAGATTAAGAGTTCACTTTAACAAAATTAATTCTGCTTTCGAGCCATCATCACGTGTCACCGATGAaatatgagaaacaaacaaaatgttATTCTCTACCTCTTGTCTGGTAAGTAGTCTTATCGTACTGACCCAATTCAGAGGAATGCTCGCAAAACAAACCTAATTCCGTATCATAATTGCATTGCTTGCATTTTTTAAAATCCTAAAATCATACTGGTATACTGCCAGATCATTAAACACAGTTAACTGTATAAAGACAGGGGAAGATAAGATTCCTTTTAACAACAGATACATATTACATAGTTTCAAAGACTGAATTCAAGTACCTCGAACTATTGTAAAGCAATTACTGGCGTTACGCCCACACAAATGACAAATTCAGTGAAATAAAACATGTATAGGGTGAGTCACAGGCTCAAGGCACAGCCACCTTCCCCTCGTAGTGTTGTCAGTTAGGCCatgaaaatttctttttttgtAGTTTTAGAACTTTTTATTCCATATGAACATACGAAAGTGTAACTATGTTAAAGCCAAGTATTCAAATTAAGACATCAAAAATACGGACACAGCTGCAGTATGAAAGCTTGCTTGAGGTAACAAGATATCAAATACACTTTATACTCTATGCCTCCAGTTTAAATGAGAGTTAAAAAGGTTGAAATAATTTATGCATCAGTTTGCACTAAAACTGTTATTTTCACAGCGATAAGGTGTCCGGATTTAATACTTCGTATTCTTACGATTATTGCATGAAGTGTAAAATTGCCAAAGTACAGTGCACCATCGTTTCACAAGTAACTGCTTTCTTCAGAAGCGCTGAACCATATTTGATGCTTTATAATATTGTCTTGCAGGAGAACAACGTCCTGTGGGTCCGCTTAATGATATTCATCAAGCAATGTCCACCACTGAGGTTTATGACAATGCCATCATTCTCATCATTTCGGCCCCATAGGGAATTCTCCAGACGGAAGGCTGCCACATGCTAACATGAATGTACATGACAGTCACATTATTGCATGTCGCAGCGTCTCTAACCTCAGCAGAATGTCCTGAGCACACTCTTCCCAGATGATTTGGTGATTGATAGGTATGTCGCAATTTCGGCACAAGTTGGATGAATTCCCACAAGAGTCTGTAAATCTTTCAGCTTTGCCCCAAGTTTCAAACAAAGACTAAAGCCCTGAGTAATTTCGCCGGCATGTGGGCCAAATATATGGAAGCCAATAATTCTATTCTGCTCGCTCTTCAAGCATACTATTTTCATGTAAGGTACGCTTTCATCCTTCATTGTCAGAGCCTGATATTGCGGATTGAAGTGAGAGTGATATACTTCAATATTTTCCTTGCCGTGTTGGGCAGTAGCAAGTGCCTCAGAGAGACCAACGCTACCATACTCTAATGGAGTAAATAACGTTGTTGGGATTAATGTGTAGTCCATCCTCGTCGACGCACCACCATACAGTCTCCGACTCAACAACCTTCCAGTTTTAATGGCTACTGGTGTCAACTCTGGTTTTCCATCGATTACATCTCCAATCGCAAATATATTTTGGACTGATGTACGTTCACCCTCATCCACTATGATTTTTCCAGTCGACTTATTCATTGTTACTCCAATATTTTCTAAACCGATATTTCTGGTGTTTGGTACTCTGCCAGTTGCAAGTAAAACAGTATTACAGTCTATAACAAATGGGTCTCCACCGTCACGTTTTGCCGCATGAACCTTTAAAAGTGGTGGAGTGCCATCTCCAATCTTTTCAATGCTGGTAGGGACACACCTCCTGATGAACTTTACTCCATGGGATTCCATGTATTTTGCAACCATTTCAGCCATGTCTTGATCTAAGCGCTCCAGCAGTTTTGATCGAGCCAGAACAGTTACATCCATACCTAATCCGGATAAAACCCCAGCACACTCAAGTGCAATGAACGAGGAACCAACAATTACTGTCTTTCCAGGATTGTATTTCAAAGAGAAAAGATCATCAGATGTTATTGCATACTCTCTTGCACCTGGTATATCAAGATACCGTGGACGGCCACCAACAGCTATTATAAAATTTTCAGCTGTGAGAATTGATACTTCGTTTTTAGCAGTTCGCACTTTGATGCGATGAGCACTCTCAAATTCAGCGAAAGCATTATGATATACAACTTTATTAGTTACTAACTTTTTTCGAGCTGCAATATTTGTGGACTTTATGAAGACCTGGACTTCTTCCACTAATGTTTCCCAGTCGTGGATTTTATCTGAAGGTAGACTCCAACCATACGGCGCGGCTTCCCCGATGTCAACTCCGAGCGTCGCCGCTCTATGCATAAGTATTTTGGGCACGCAGCCCACATTGGAACACGTACCCCCGAGGCCCCAGGTTGTCCCCCTCGGTGAAGGCTTGACATAATCGCACAACGCCACTTTCCGCCCCAACTCTGCCGCTTCATTGGCTGCAGCGAGGCCACCTGATCCACCCCCGACCACCACCAAATCGTACGTGCCCTTTTCCCGGGTACCCTGAGGCACATCCCCCGAAGCCCCACTTCTGTGCCTCGTTGCAACATCACTGTCTGCTTGAACATGCATTCCCCTATTAAAACCTTTTGGAACTCTTCTCTGCTGTGTTTTCTTTGCCAAAAAATTCTGAACGGATGGTCTATCTGCCTGTTGGTCCACTTGAGAAGCAAAATATGGTTCGCTTAAAGATTCCAACAGTGATTTCATCTGTTTGCAGTACGGACACGTTGTCTTGCTAAATCTCTTTACTTCATTACTCTTAACAATATAGTCTATTAAATCTTGGCGAGGTAATCTCCCCGTAGCGGTAGTTATCTGCTTACACAATAATCTAAATACTGTCATACTCCATAACTTTTATGGTAAATGAGTCGACACAGTACGACAAACACACACGCAGCACACTCCCCCCTGCCGCTGTCCGACGTAAACACAGCAGCCAGCAGCAGGCGCCGGCAGTCCTCGGAGGTATACTGGTCAGCCGGATCGGTACCTCTGTGTCTTCCGTCTCTGGACTGGCCACGCTCTGTAATAGAAAGACTGAGTGAAGTTCTCAGTGTTGAAATTTGAGAAGTGTCACGTGACATCCGTacaaaactgcagaagaaaaacGACGAAGAACCGaacagaaagaaggaaggaaaaacaGAACTGGCTAAGGCTTCTGGCTCCAGCGTCCCAGATGGGGCTGTATTCCAGCTATATACTGGGGCTGTATGTCGGCTATATGCTTGAGCTAGCAGTAtgtcaaacacagaccttaatttgtggaagaaataccTGAGACATTggctgtggaaaaactggaaatgaagagagtCGAAGCAActgagatgatgtgctacagaagaattctgagaattgaatggactggtaaggtaaggtatGGGGTTCTCcagagaattggcgaggaaaggaatatttggaaaacgctgacaagaagaagggacagggtggcaGCACAAGTCTTAGGAAATCGTAGACTAACTTCAGTGGTACTATAGTGAGCTacagggagtaaaaattgtagaggaaaacagagactggagtacatccagcaaataactgaggatgtaggtcggaagatgaagaggttggctcaggagaggactTAGTGGTGGGCCACAtcgaaccaatcagaagactgatgacttaaaaaaagccAGGACGGGGTTCTAAGCTCAGCCAGAAACTGGAATTTTCAGCCTCCCTACCCTGGTATGCTGAGTGTGCCATACACCCCTGTTGGATCCCACCTGAAGTCCACACAAAACTGTAAACCGTGCCTGATTATCCTGTCACTACTCTATATGTATTCTTTCAAATATATAAAGTAGAGTATATGTATATATGCGTGTATTTATTTATCTCTGGGATTTTCTCCCAAACCCCAGGATCGATTTAAACCAAATTTGGCATAGAACTAGCAGGCCTAACGAGTATCAGCACTATGGGGTTCATAGCCTCCCAAATAAAATGTGAGTGTAGATATGTGGAAACACGTGTTTCTTTCCATATATGCTGCTCTGCGTGACAGGCACGATGTGGGGAATAGCATCGGCGTGCCTTATCGACCTACTTTGTATGGCAGCCTACTTATCAATGGCAAAAGGCTTTCAAGCCCATGATGCGTAGGGTGCCTAAAATGACAGGACTGTTGTGGGAGTAGTGTCTACAGTATCCACCTGGTTTATCCATTTGTTTAGGAGGGGCTACACGTGCGTTGGGGCACAGTTGGAGGCAGCGTGGGATGGAGAGAGCAAATGATgggcagacagacacagagagggtGGAAGGAGGTCcaaacagagaggggggaggaggagatagatagcgagagggggcaggaagagatggagaggaGGCAGGAGCATATGAATACAAAGATGGGgacaagagaagatggacagaaagaagatgGGCAGGagggaacagagagagagaaagaggatgaggaagagattgagaagagGACGCAAATACGAAAACAGAGAGTGGAAGAAGGGATGggcagagagggaggaagaggagtaGATGGGCAGAGGGGGAAGAGAAGAGGGTATCAGCATGAAAGGGtatgaggagatgggcagagggtggAGGGAGGGCATcagcagagagggggaggagcagacagGAAGAgagttggggagggggaggagatgagcagagagggAGTGAGGAGGAGACGGGCAGAGAGGTGGTGAGGAGGAGATAGAAGGGGAGGGGACGTAGGAGATGGACCAAAAGTGGTTTGAAAGATGTGTGCAGAAAAATGTAGGGCCAATTGCACCTTTTGTTTCAGGTGGCAGACAACCTGCATTCTCTAACGTTCTGCTCTGATGTTACATACTTTCAGGGATCATGGAGAACGGTAAACGTATTAATTTGAGGTTAGGGACCCTGGTTCGGAAATGACAGATCGGGAGTCATATGTATAAATCACTCTGATATTTCTGACAGTGGCTACTGGtaatgttgttgctaagattgtaggtttgaccactttcagagatggtagtaaggaccaaaaaaaggaaaaagtacagtaaacatgcgttctaaaacgcatactttaagagctatgagcacttgttcatcttagctCCTGCGAAATCCATATCTACTGCTGATCATATACCATATCTCTTAAGGTGCacactttagagcccttgtttaccggACACTTTTTTCCTCTTTTGGACCGTACTACCTTTTCCGAACATATGGAAACCAGTGAAATAGATCTGTTTCGCAGTATGGAAGACGAAGAGCTCATAGCTCTTGCAGTATGTGTTTTATTTCTCATATTTGCTAGCCTTTTTTCTTCTTATGGTTTATACCACACCCTCTAAAATTTCCTAGCCTACAATCTGGTACAATTACTCCGGTGTCAGAGGTACCAGAACAATTTTCCCGTGTGGCTTCTGAGTCTGACGTTTCTAGGCGAGGGTACTTtacctcaaatttatacatttCCTGTTTTCCATCACCCCTGACAGTTTGTAATATCTTCACGGAATCAGGATGAATCACCCAAAACTTCCACtgcaaatactgcggaaatggaaagtgttacttaCATGCGGTTTTGTAATTTGAATGAGTTGGTTGACAGGGATTCTCACTGTTAACCAATCAACAGATtgaaataatacttagaaagtgaattttttgtgccaacattcactttttaaacggaacaatgcctactgacccTAACAAATTACAAGTAGgataaataagaatgtcagtggaatCTGTTGCAGGGCTCTAGTGCGAATCGTTTAGAGGTATCGTATTCTGGAAAGTTCGAACACAGACACTTGTACAATAGCTGCGGCagtacacactaaagaacaacacaagtgcgtacactagttatgtggattctgaccattaACGAGACAACTGGTCATCACCGATTGTGTTCAaagtgaccaccggcagcggcagtacacgcttccagtctggtatggaacgactgctgcacacatacTAGCATTTCAGCAGATGTCCAGAGAGGCTGCAGTAACACGTCGTTGTATATCATCGAGTACATTTCCTATGTCCCTCAAGACATTGTCTTTCAgatctccccacagaaaaaaatgaacactcgTCAAATACGGAGAACTTGCCGGCCAGGGAACAGGTCCTTTGCATACAGagcaacgatttggaaacagttgACGAAGACTTACTGTAGTACTTCGTGCGCTATGAGCTTCACAGCCATGATAtttgtaccacaggttcctcctagtctgcagagaaaGGGCTTTTTGCATCCGTGGAAGATGggctgttaggaggctgcgatatttGTGGGCGTTCACTATTTCGTCTGTAAAAAGTGGGCCTATGAACTTAtgtttcactatcccacaccacacgttggATGCTGACGTGACGCCAACCGCCGAACCAATAGTGCATGcctcggcggtttacctggccatgattggacAATGTGGCACCACCACTAAACAAAatacgtgatacatctggagtaccTGTCTCGATGCCCATCTATGGAAGTTAACACGATTGTGATAATTGTTTCTATACCTCTgtcgatggagagagatgtgacagggatggaatCCATGTCTATGGGAAGTACGTaggactcatgccacttcctcgtgagaTTGCGCGGCAGCCGACCTGCggttcaactgcaacagcagcaagaacgttaatttcttcatcttctgtcgCCACTTATTTCCTTCTGTTAATTTGTCTAGGTGTTACACGACCCACTTCTAGGTAACTGGTTGAAAACGTTcgtaaataactgccgagatggttgacatctGTTGAGGTACCTCATCGCTTGCAACCCACGAGAACGAACTGTGTTCTACCTGCGCTCTCCATTGGTGGATCCCTTCTTCCACTCACGACcaatgcttggactgtcacacattaactgactagcaagtcgcagttcACTTACGGAACATAGAATAACACTGTAAGGGAACGTAACAACATCGTAccaagcaactacgcagtttgaaTGGTATAAACAATTGTCGGTGTGGAAACTCTGCGCAATACAATATCTAGTGAACGACAGACACTGGACTccactgaccttctaatttacCCCACTTTCAGTCTGTTGCtgtcacaggcattgttccatttaaaaatgtgtatgtttccataaaaatacacttcctaagtattaatataattttttcattagctaacaataggaggccctgactatcaatccattctgtggaaacatcacatcaatagcactttccatttccgcagtatttgcggtCCAAGTTTTAGGTCATTAATCCTGTGTATAATACTGGACGTCTCTACGAAGAGTCGTCAGACTGCTTTTGCTgctgtttcgacagatatttgcagtttccttCTTGCAGTGTGTATGATTCATCCCATACAAATAGTCCTCATCACATCTTTGACGCACCGCTCAGTGTGAACGGGAAGTTTCGGTTTGTTTCCCCTTACAAAGAAAAAGGTTTAGAAGCGGAATTCTACGGGTCCATTTGATAAAGCTGTCTAAAATTAGTGTCGTGCGATATTCGGTTGACGGATGTGTGCCAACAGTGACACTGTGGAAACTACGCCTGCCCTGTCCTCATTTGCCCGACCTGCCGAGCCTGTTCCTCAAGCAGCAGCACTACTTACTCACTTGTAGTGTAACATCACTTTGCTGAAGTGATACACTACACTGGAATTTTCGAACCAACGAAGCGAATTAGACAATCTACTGTTTGAATTTGTGTTTTACTTACGCGCACGTGTCATAAAATAGGTGGGGGCAACGTATCTGCAAGCCAGGAAATTCGCAATACCTGCTGATCGGGTGTCTATTGTGTGTTGAactgggtacctagaaacgacggagaggcttcgtcccgccgtagccctcagtggttcacagccggggaccggcacgccttcccactcggcaagcagcgcgttagaccgcgcagctAGCCGGGCCCGCTGCTGATCACGTGGTTTGTGGGTCCTGGCTCGCGAGCCGAGGAGTAAGAGTGGCCGTGACAATGTCTACTATGTCACGAGGACGAGAGAGTACTTGTTATATGCCCTTATCAACAATTTAATTGTGATGCTGCGAATACTGTAGCAGTCTTATAATTCACGGTTACTGAAAACGCGAGTACAAGAAACGCTGTTTATAAGAACCCTCACATTTATTGTGAGAATTGTATGTTGCGTTTGGAATGTTAACGTCCAGCAGTAACTGCAGACTTCGAGAAATCAAATTCGACAGAGGAGGTTGGCGggtctgctgaaatgatgtcagcaagagtgaataataaaaagCCCTAGCTCCCAATCAGGTTATCATGTTAAAGAACCACGGGAACATTACGCATTGCTAGAGTATtagtttttctttgtattttattccctcCGATGGTACATATTGCTAGACTGAATATCGCACTACAGAAATTTGGGCCGATCTTTCGAATGGTTACGTGAAATTCCGCTTTAACAAGCATTTCGTTTGCAACTGGAAGTAAACAGACGCTCTCCGCTGACATTGGGCTTcacaatggttcaaaaggctctgagcactatgggacttaacatctgaggtcatcagtcccctataacttagaactacttaaacctaaccaacctaaggacatcacacacatccttgcccgaggcaggattcgaacctgcaacggtagcgatcgcgcggttacagactgaagcgcctagaaccgctcggccacaccggccggccgctgacATTGGGCATCGTATGAAACACGTcatgagcagtatttatttgggtCGACTCGGCCtatacattgcaaaaacgaaattgcagctGTATGCTGAaacaggagatgtgtttcacactagcaaagatgaacaagtgctccgaGACCCTCAGATGTACAGTTTGGAGCTCACgtttaccagacatttttcttCACTTGGTCCATTCTGCCACCTCTGACGATTGCATACCGTACATTCTTCGCAGCAACTTGTCGGTAACTATATTCCCCTGTCAGAGGTATCAAAGTGGTTTTtgtttgtaactttcgactcgttcgtttcggaACCAGGGACTAATTCATCAAAttcatacatttatccttctccatcatcgttTCGATGTTTGTAAGACCATCACTGAATCATAACTTCGACGCTCTAtagcgccgttggatgacgtttccgaacatgagttcctattcaaaatattatatacgcactcccctctacaatttctagaagtctttaacgggaatttccgaacacactgtatgAGGCCTTATTTGAGGAGTGGTGCACctcgaatttttttcattttcagaggCTTGAACATAGTTGAGTGATGACAACAGAAGAAACGGTAATCTCTTGCAACGGGCGATGGACTGCAATATTTTAGGTATGttgaaataaggccttcagctgtgcaaGGAATATAAGTGACCTTCAAACTGAACCCTTTTAACCACATTCGTGATTTATCCTCCACCCTTATCAAAAACTTCCGTCCATCCAATATTTTCGAGCGGTTTTAGTGTTTCTGTATCTTCCAAATGTGGTCTTGTAGATTACAGCGATGGCCTGTTCTGTAAAGATCTTTCCTATGCGCCCACTTACGTCTTTAACAAACGGCGGGAAAAACTTTGTTTTTCCAGACGCTGTACATCACTGTTATCTTTTCGTGGCATTCTTAAGGTTTCTGTTATTTCAGTGGAGGAATACCCATTCTTCTGAAACGCATTGTTGGCATACTGTATTTCAATTGCGCGTCGAGCATATCCCATTCACAACTGTTCCTCGCACCATCCTCGCTTTTGTCTAGGTGTAGGTAACGATCCGAGTGCGTGTGTTTTCGATATAGCGTGTGGCGTCAAGAACAGAAAATGTAATCCGCGCTTTATCTCCTCCCGCACAGTGAAATGAATTTTCGGATTAATTTCATTGAGATGTTCAAGAAAACGACTAGAAGAACGCAAGGGCAACTGTGGAAGGAGACAGACCGACCAGCCATTGGGGAACATGCTTTGTCAGGATATTTGATAAGACTCGGATGCTGGAAGCCACAAGCCCACGTACGCAGTAGACGAAATCGCTGTGGAGCAGCATCATACTGCAGTAAGGCTACCACCGTATCACTGACATTGAAAACCCACTGCGTTACCATGGAGTAAAGTGAAGACATACATAAGGATCAATAACAGAAGTGGAGACGGTGTTGCGACTGAGGATACAGCCTTGTGGAGGAGAAGGGGCGAGCATGTCGGAAAACACAGTGGAAGGTATCATCAGCGACCATAAACAACTTAATGATTTGTCTTGGTGATGGCCATGAAGACGGTTTCGGTGCTGACTCCGACAGCAGTGAAGATAAGGAGCCTGATGAAATTACGTCATTGTCGCCCTAAATTAGAGAGTGAAAAATCTAAAATCTAACAATAACGGTTATTTATTGCACCATTGTCATTATAAAACGCAGAGCGAGAAGTTACAGTCTGgggtattatttattttgtaaactatgtacCGTACTGTTATCAAGAAATTGATCATCATCAAATGCTTATTTgctgtatttctttgctccgttgCAGAAAGCGTGTGctttgttatggttcaaatggctctgagcactatgggacttaacatctatggtcatcagtcccctagaacttagaactacttaaacctaactaacctaaggacatcacacaacacccagccatcacgaggcagagaaaatccctgaccccgccgggaatcgaacccgggaacccgggcgtgggaagcgagaacgctaccgcacgaccacgagatgcgggctgctttgTTATACTTATATCTACATTATTATGCGGTTGTCTATTTCCTATCATTGTCGTAGAAACTCAAAAACGGATTCTTATGTACACTGTTACATTTCCGAGCTGTAACAGACAGCCGCAAGGATCGAAAAACTGGAGGAAGAAGAATACAATGTTTGTGGTTTACAGAGGGCCTGGTCCTCCTAATAATAagtaaaaaaatgttacaggatatAGAACATGCCACTGAAGCTAAAGGGAGGATTTatgcaatgaaaataaatacatataaaacaaAAGTAATGCAACTCGCAGGAAATAAAAACGTAACGATAATGCTGAATGGAGAAGTATTGGGACCTGTGCTAAGCTTTAAATACCTCGGAAGCACGATTGAAAGagtaacacagaaattaaaaccagAATAGCAATGGCGAAATAGGCATTTTATGAGAAAAGGAGAATTCTCTGCTCCAATGTGGACTAAGATTTAAGGAAAAGGctaattaaatgaataaaatgtttaGTACGCAGTGTCCTCCAGTATAGTGCTG containing:
- the LOC124551185 gene encoding thioredoxin reductase 1, cytoplasmic-like, translating into MHVQADSDVATRHRSGASGDVPQGTREKGTYDLVVVGGGSGGLAAANEAAELGRKVALCDYVKPSPRGTTWGLGGTCSNVGCVPKILMHRAATLGVDIGEAAPYGWSLPSDKIHDWETLVEEVQVFIKSTNIAARKKLVTNKVVYHNAFAEFESAHRIKVRTAKNEVSILTAENFIIAVGGRPRYLDIPGAREYAITSDDLFSLKYNPGKTVIVGSSFIALECAGVLSGLGMDVTVLARSKLLERLDQDMAEMVAKYMESHGVKFIRRCVPTSIEKIGDGTPPLLKVHAAKRDGGDPFVIDCNTVLLATGRVPNTRNIGLENIGVTMNKSTGKIIVDEGERTSVQNIFAIGDVIDGKPELTPVAIKTGRLLSRRLYGGASTRMDYTLIPTTLFTPLEYGSVGLSEALATAQHGKENIEVYHSHFNPQYQALTMKDESVPYMKIVCLKSEQNRIIGFHIFGPHAGEITQGFSLCLKLGAKLKDLQTLVGIHPTCAEIATYLSITKSSGKSVLRTFC